From Granulicella sp. WH15, the proteins below share one genomic window:
- a CDS encoding pitrilysin family protein, producing the protein MRKFCVTACTLLLALGMGSTAARAQDLKSFEKRTTVKVLPNGLTLVICERHEAPVFSFYRIVDAGSANDPAGASGLAHMFEHMAFKGTPEIGTTNYPAEKVALAKVETAYAAYDEEYRRPVGRDEAKLAQLKKAFEDSQAEAEKFVVPNAFPQIAEENGAQGLNASTSEDSTDYLWSMPSNRLELWAYMESNRIGRPVEREFYKERDVVQEERRMRIDSSPSGRLVEQLLATAYVAHPYGRSGVGWESEISQVTATEAAAFHKKYYVPANIVIAVVGDVDTVSAMPMLERYFGAIPAGPKPEPMTTVEPVQTAEKSVVIREATQPFYVEGYHRPDYRDKDDAVYDAITDIFSNGRTARLYKSLVRDQKIAAVAQGFSGFPGDKYPGLFAVYAAPLPGHTPDEMRDAIHKEIDRLKKEDVTDAELEKFKTRAKADKLRGLADNDGLASQLAEYQTRFGDWREMFRDLDKVDAVTKADIRRVANQIFIESNRTSARIEFTPPTAAAAQGGAR; encoded by the coding sequence GTGCGTAAGTTTTGCGTGACTGCCTGCACGTTGCTGCTGGCCTTGGGGATGGGGTCGACTGCGGCTCGGGCGCAGGACCTGAAGAGCTTTGAGAAGCGGACCACCGTGAAGGTGCTGCCGAATGGGCTGACGCTGGTGATCTGCGAGCGGCATGAGGCTCCGGTGTTCAGCTTCTACCGGATCGTCGATGCGGGCTCGGCGAATGATCCGGCGGGCGCGAGCGGACTGGCGCATATGTTCGAGCACATGGCCTTCAAGGGGACGCCGGAGATCGGCACGACTAACTATCCGGCGGAGAAGGTGGCGCTGGCTAAGGTAGAGACGGCTTATGCGGCCTACGACGAGGAGTATCGTCGGCCTGTGGGGCGGGATGAGGCCAAGCTGGCTCAGTTGAAGAAGGCCTTTGAGGATTCTCAGGCAGAGGCGGAGAAGTTTGTGGTGCCGAATGCCTTTCCGCAGATTGCGGAGGAGAACGGCGCACAGGGGTTGAACGCCTCGACCAGCGAGGACTCGACCGATTACCTGTGGAGTATGCCCTCGAACCGGCTGGAGCTTTGGGCTTACATGGAGAGCAACCGCATTGGGCGGCCGGTGGAGCGCGAGTTCTATAAAGAGCGCGATGTGGTGCAGGAAGAGCGGCGGATGAGGATCGACTCCTCGCCCTCGGGGCGGCTGGTGGAGCAGTTGCTGGCTACCGCTTATGTGGCGCACCCCTATGGGCGCAGCGGCGTGGGTTGGGAGAGCGAGATCAGCCAGGTAACTGCGACCGAGGCTGCTGCTTTTCACAAGAAGTACTATGTGCCTGCGAATATCGTGATTGCGGTGGTGGGGGATGTTGATACCGTCTCGGCGATGCCGATGCTGGAGAGGTACTTTGGGGCGATTCCGGCGGGACCGAAGCCGGAGCCGATGACCACCGTGGAGCCGGTGCAGACGGCGGAAAAATCGGTGGTGATTCGAGAGGCTACGCAGCCGTTTTATGTCGAGGGGTACCATCGGCCGGACTACCGCGACAAGGACGATGCGGTATATGACGCGATCACCGATATCTTCTCGAATGGACGGACGGCGCGGCTGTACAAGAGCCTGGTGAGGGATCAGAAGATCGCCGCAGTGGCTCAGGGGTTCAGCGGGTTTCCGGGGGATAAGTATCCGGGACTGTTTGCGGTGTATGCGGCTCCGTTGCCGGGGCACACGCCGGACGAGATGCGCGATGCGATCCATAAGGAGATCGACCGTTTGAAGAAAGAAGATGTGACGGACGCGGAGTTGGAGAAGTTCAAGACGCGGGCGAAGGCAGACAAGCTGCGCGGGCTGGCGGATAACGATGGGCTGGCCTCGCAACTGGCTGAGTACCAGACGCGGTTTGGGGATTGGCGAGAGATGTTTCGGGATCTCGACAAGGTGGATGCGGTGACCAAGGCGGATATTCGCCGGGTTGCGAATCAGATCTTTATCGAGAGCAACCGGACGAGTGCGCGGATCGAGTTTACGCCACCGACTGCTGCGGCGGCACAAGGCGGTGCGCGATGA
- a CDS encoding 3-hydroxyacyl-CoA dehydrogenase/enoyl-CoA hydratase family protein, giving the protein MSSHRQIRKVAVLGAGTMGSRIAAHIANAGVPVVLLDIVPPGNERNKLALTALESLKKTKPAAFYDPASARLITPGNFDDDLPLIADCDWIIEAVAENLEIKRALLERVQQHRRPGAITTSNTSGLPLTQIVADLPEDLRRHWFGTHFFNPPRYMRLVEIIPTPDSDPAVVAAIAHFCDQRLGKTIVRSHDTPNFIANRIGTFAMGNAILLMQAQGLTIEEVDALTGTPIGWPRTGTFRLGDMVGVDVLAHVTLNFSAQASQIHDERPDITLAPFISRMIENKWLGDKTSQGFYKKAGKDDQGRDLRHVLDWQTLDYHPSTRPKLPALELAKPIEQTATRVAQLLHADPTNDKAARFYWPFLTELFTYAANRISADGSEPAEDIVAIDQAMKSGFNWELGPFEMMDAAGPRATVEKMRAAGSPISPNIEKLLASSPDPTWYKDHPTTPSGRQFFDPLTSTYKPVAIAPGTRTLAMYKKANGVIKKNPGASLLDLGNNVAAIELHSKMNALGGDIITLITQTLKPTSDPVANFEAFVITGDSVNFSVGANLMQLLLAIQDEEWDEVDLVVRQFQNMTQAIKFCPRPVVVAPYGMCLGGGVEISLHAAARQPHAELYMGLVEAGVGLIPGGGGSKEMLLRAIESGSSIRPDARGEGVEIFEALKKNFETIAKATVSTSAAEARALSFLRPSDTITPNRDRLLTDAAERASTIAAAGYTAPIPQTSIPAPGENALATLKLAVWTMREGQYISAHDAKVANWAAHILCGGNITPGTPISEQYLLDLEREAFLSLCGEKKTQDRIAFTLKTGKPLRN; this is encoded by the coding sequence ATGTCGAGTCACCGCCAGATCCGCAAGGTCGCCGTCCTGGGCGCGGGCACGATGGGTTCGCGTATCGCCGCGCACATCGCCAACGCTGGCGTTCCTGTCGTCCTGCTCGACATCGTCCCCCCTGGCAACGAGCGCAATAAGCTCGCCCTGACCGCCCTCGAATCCCTCAAGAAAACCAAGCCCGCCGCCTTCTACGACCCCGCCTCCGCCCGCCTCATCACCCCCGGCAACTTCGACGACGACCTCCCCCTCATCGCCGACTGCGACTGGATCATCGAAGCCGTAGCCGAAAATCTAGAGATCAAGCGAGCCCTATTAGAACGAGTCCAGCAGCACCGCCGCCCCGGCGCCATCACCACCAGCAACACCTCCGGCCTGCCCCTCACGCAGATCGTCGCCGACCTCCCCGAAGACCTCCGCCGCCACTGGTTCGGCACCCACTTCTTCAACCCTCCGCGCTACATGCGCCTTGTCGAGATCATCCCCACCCCCGACTCCGACCCCGCCGTTGTCGCGGCCATCGCCCACTTCTGCGACCAGCGCCTCGGCAAGACCATCGTCCGTTCGCACGACACGCCCAACTTCATCGCCAACCGCATCGGCACCTTCGCAATGGGCAACGCCATCCTACTCATGCAGGCCCAGGGCCTCACCATCGAAGAGGTAGACGCCCTCACCGGCACCCCCATCGGCTGGCCCCGCACCGGCACCTTCCGCCTCGGCGACATGGTCGGCGTCGATGTCCTCGCCCACGTCACCCTCAACTTTTCCGCTCAGGCCTCTCAAATCCACGACGAGCGCCCCGACATCACCCTGGCCCCCTTCATCTCCCGCATGATCGAGAACAAGTGGCTAGGAGACAAGACCAGCCAGGGCTTCTACAAGAAAGCAGGGAAGGACGATCAGGGCCGCGACCTCCGCCACGTACTCGACTGGCAGACCCTCGACTACCACCCCTCCACCCGCCCCAAACTCCCCGCGCTCGAGTTGGCCAAGCCCATCGAGCAGACCGCCACCCGCGTCGCCCAACTCCTCCACGCCGACCCCACAAACGACAAGGCAGCCCGCTTCTACTGGCCCTTCCTCACCGAGCTCTTCACCTACGCCGCCAACCGCATCTCCGCCGACGGCAGCGAACCCGCCGAAGACATAGTAGCCATCGACCAGGCCATGAAGTCCGGCTTCAACTGGGAGCTAGGCCCCTTCGAGATGATGGACGCCGCAGGCCCCCGCGCCACCGTCGAAAAAATGCGCGCCGCAGGCTCCCCCATCAGCCCCAACATCGAAAAACTCCTTGCCTCCTCCCCCGACCCAACGTGGTACAAAGATCACCCCACCACCCCCAGCGGCCGCCAGTTCTTCGACCCCCTCACAAGCACTTACAAACCCGTCGCAATCGCTCCCGGCACCCGCACCCTGGCCATGTACAAAAAGGCCAACGGCGTCATCAAAAAGAACCCCGGAGCCTCTCTCCTCGACCTCGGCAACAACGTCGCGGCCATCGAGCTGCACTCCAAGATGAACGCCCTCGGCGGCGACATCATCACCCTCATCACCCAGACCCTTAAGCCCACCAGCGACCCCGTCGCCAACTTCGAAGCCTTCGTCATTACTGGTGACTCGGTCAACTTCTCGGTCGGCGCCAACCTCATGCAGCTCCTTCTGGCCATACAAGACGAGGAGTGGGACGAGGTAGACCTCGTAGTCCGCCAGTTCCAGAACATGACCCAGGCGATCAAGTTCTGCCCCCGTCCAGTCGTCGTCGCGCCCTACGGCATGTGCCTCGGCGGCGGCGTCGAAATCTCCCTCCACGCCGCCGCCCGCCAGCCTCACGCCGAGCTATACATGGGCCTCGTAGAAGCCGGAGTAGGCCTTATCCCCGGCGGCGGCGGCTCCAAGGAGATGCTCCTCCGCGCCATCGAATCCGGCTCCTCCATCCGCCCCGACGCCCGAGGCGAGGGCGTCGAGATCTTCGAAGCCCTCAAGAAAAACTTCGAGACCATCGCCAAGGCCACCGTCTCCACTAGCGCCGCCGAGGCCCGCGCCCTTAGCTTCCTCCGCCCATCCGACACCATCACCCCCAACCGCGATCGCCTCCTAACCGACGCAGCCGAACGCGCCTCCACGATAGCCGCCGCAGGCTACACCGCTCCCATCCCCCAGACCTCCATTCCGGCCCCCGGCGAGAACGCCCTGGCAACCCTGAAACTGGCAGTCTGGACAATGCGCGAAGGCCAGTACATCTCCGCCCACGACGCCAAGGTAGCCAACTGGGCCGCCCACATCCTCTGCGGCGGCAACATCACCCCCGGCACCCCCATCTCCGAGCAGTACCTGCTCGACCTCGAACGCGAAGCCTTCCTAAGCCTCTGCGGCGAAAAGAAAACCCAGGACCGCATAGCCTTCACCTTAAAAACTGGCAAGCCCCTCCGCAATTAG